Proteins from a single region of Amycolatopsis sp. CA-230715:
- a CDS encoding flavin-containing monooxygenase yields MTGDRHDVVIIGGGQAGLALGHELAATGVGFVILDAGEEIGHVWRERWTSLRLFTPARYSALPGLAFPAAPETYPGKDQVADYLATYAATFDLPVRTGTTVTALRRYTHDGFDLDTTRGPVRARQVVIATGPFQEPLVPACSAGFAPEVLQRHSIAYRDPVPFRGRRVLVVGGGNSGFQIAAELATDPAVNAVTLAIGTRNSCVPQRILGRDLFWWQTRTGLITAPAHSRRGRWMHRGEATVIGHSLRALRRLGITIRPRLVAATRTTASFADGQHANVDAVVWATGFRRDHSWIQLPGALDHGTLRQHDGRTRVPGLFVLGLPWQRTAGSALLGYVGHDATHLAALLCAGHE; encoded by the coding sequence ATGACCGGCGACCGTCACGACGTCGTCATCATCGGTGGCGGGCAAGCGGGTCTCGCGCTCGGGCACGAACTCGCCGCCACCGGCGTCGGGTTCGTGATCCTCGACGCCGGCGAGGAGATCGGGCACGTCTGGCGCGAGCGCTGGACCTCGCTGCGCTTGTTCACCCCGGCGCGGTATTCGGCGCTGCCCGGTCTGGCGTTCCCGGCGGCACCGGAGACCTACCCCGGCAAGGATCAGGTCGCCGACTACCTCGCGACCTACGCGGCCACCTTCGACCTCCCGGTGCGTACCGGCACCACGGTCACCGCACTACGCCGCTATACCCACGACGGCTTCGACCTCGACACCACTCGCGGACCGGTGCGCGCACGCCAGGTCGTGATCGCGACCGGGCCCTTCCAGGAACCGCTGGTTCCCGCCTGCTCAGCCGGGTTCGCACCGGAGGTTCTGCAGCGGCACAGCATTGCCTACCGCGACCCCGTCCCGTTCCGCGGCAGGCGGGTGCTGGTCGTCGGGGGCGGGAACTCCGGCTTCCAGATCGCCGCCGAACTCGCCACTGACCCCGCCGTGAACGCGGTGACACTGGCCATCGGAACCCGCAACTCCTGTGTCCCGCAACGGATCCTGGGCCGCGACCTCTTCTGGTGGCAGACCCGCACCGGCCTGATCACCGCCCCCGCCCACTCCCGCCGAGGCCGCTGGATGCACCGCGGAGAAGCCACCGTGATCGGCCACAGCCTCCGCGCACTGCGGCGACTCGGAATCACAATCCGGCCCAGGCTCGTCGCCGCGACCCGCACCACGGCATCCTTCGCCGACGGGCAGCACGCCAACGTCGACGCGGTCGTGTGGGCAACCGGGTTCCGCCGGGACCACTCGTGGATCCAGCTCCCCGGCGCCCTCGACCACGGCACGCTGCGCCAGCACGACGGCCGCACCCGGGTCCCCGGGCTGTTCGTCCTCGGCCTGCCCTGGCAACGCACCGCCGGATCCGCGCTGCTCGGCTACGTCGGCCACGACGCCACCCACCTCGCCGCACTCCTGTGCGCCGGACACGAGTGA
- a CDS encoding YciI family protein has protein sequence MRYMLLIYNCDRPEPADPGFTEALARVNAFADECRRRGALVAGDPLQGEHTATTVSVRDGKALITDGPFAETHDHLGGYYILDCHDLDEALELAALCPMAAVGSIEVRPLAGVPGLDHTPAQPR, from the coding sequence ATGCGGTACATGCTGCTGATCTACAACTGCGACCGGCCCGAACCCGCCGACCCCGGGTTCACCGAGGCGCTGGCCAGGGTGAACGCGTTCGCCGACGAATGCCGCCGCCGCGGCGCGCTGGTGGCCGGGGACCCGTTGCAGGGCGAGCACACCGCTACCACGGTCAGCGTCCGCGACGGTAAGGCCCTGATCACCGACGGCCCGTTCGCCGAAACCCACGACCACCTCGGCGGCTACTACATCCTCGACTGCCACGACCTCGACGAAGCGCTGGAACTGGCCGCGCTGTGCCCGATGGCCGCGGTGGGCTCGATCGAGGTCCGCCCACTAGCGGGAGTGCCCGGGCTCGACCACACACCGGCGCAAC